One segment of Mycolicibacterium baixiangningiae DNA contains the following:
- the sufC gene encoding Fe-S cluster assembly ATPase SufC, whose translation MTTLEIKDLHVTVAAGADASGADGGAKEILKGVDLTVNSGEIHALMGPNGSGKSTLSYAVAGHPKYTVTSGSITLDGQDVLEMSVDERARAGLFLAMQYPVEVPGVSMSNFLRTAATAVRGEAPKLRHWIKEVKGAMTDLDIDPSFSERSVNEGFSGGEKKRHEILQLALLKPKIAILDETDSGLDVDALKVVSEGVNRYARDNDGGVLVITHYTRILRYIQPQFVHVFVGGRIVESGGPELADELEANGYERFSAQAASTGA comes from the coding sequence ATGACCACACTCGAAATCAAGGACCTCCACGTCACCGTCGCCGCCGGCGCGGATGCCAGCGGCGCCGACGGCGGGGCCAAGGAGATCCTCAAGGGCGTCGATCTCACCGTGAACTCGGGCGAGATCCACGCGCTGATGGGCCCGAACGGGTCCGGGAAGTCGACCCTTTCGTATGCGGTCGCCGGTCACCCGAAGTACACGGTGACGTCCGGTTCGATCACCCTCGACGGCCAGGACGTCCTGGAGATGAGCGTCGACGAGCGGGCGCGCGCCGGGCTATTCCTGGCCATGCAATACCCGGTCGAGGTGCCCGGGGTGTCGATGTCGAACTTCCTGCGCACGGCGGCGACGGCGGTGCGCGGTGAGGCGCCGAAGCTGCGGCACTGGATCAAAGAGGTCAAAGGCGCGATGACCGACCTCGATATCGACCCGTCCTTCTCCGAACGCAGTGTGAACGAAGGCTTCTCGGGCGGCGAGAAGAAGCGCCACGAGATCCTGCAGCTCGCGCTGCTCAAGCCGAAGATCGCGATCCTCGACGAGACGGACTCCGGTCTCGACGTCGACGCGCTGAAGGTGGTCAGCGAAGGCGTGAACCGCTACGCCCGGGACAACGACGGTGGCGTCCTGGTGATCACCCACTACACCCGCATCCTGCGCTACATCCAACCGCAGTTCGTGCACGTGTTCGTCGGTGGCCGCATCGTCGAGTCCGGCGGTCCGGAATTGGCCGACGAACTCGAGGCCAACGGCTACGAGCGGTTCTCCGCGCAG
- a CDS encoding TetR/AcrR family transcriptional regulator, with amino-acid sequence MARRHGAELDTAIRTAVLSLLAERGPGGVTMESVAAAARTSKPVLYRRWPDRASLLRDTLMRIATTAIPHEDTGSFRGDMLAVLRGWAALFTGPEAAVLKAAVAAAAHDQELTAAFRDDVIGWRKREMAALLQRGVDRGDVRPDVPVEIARELGQSVLWHRLLITGDPITDDLVVRLVDDVLVPFVAPR; translated from the coding sequence ATGGCCCGGCGACACGGTGCAGAACTCGACACCGCCATCCGCACCGCCGTGCTGAGCCTGCTTGCCGAGCGCGGGCCCGGCGGCGTGACGATGGAATCCGTCGCCGCGGCGGCGCGCACCAGCAAGCCGGTCCTGTACCGGCGGTGGCCCGACCGCGCGAGCCTGCTGCGGGACACGCTGATGCGGATCGCGACGACGGCCATTCCGCACGAGGACACCGGCAGCTTCCGCGGCGACATGCTGGCGGTGCTGCGCGGGTGGGCCGCACTGTTCACCGGACCCGAAGCCGCGGTGCTGAAGGCCGCCGTCGCGGCCGCCGCCCACGACCAGGAGCTGACGGCCGCCTTCCGCGACGACGTCATCGGCTGGCGGAAGCGCGAGATGGCCGCTCTGCTGCAGCGCGGCGTCGACCGCGGTGACGTACGACCGGACGTTCCGGTGGAGATCGCCCGCGAACTCGGCCAGAGCGTGCTGTGGCACCGGCTGCTGATCACCGGCGATCCGATCACCGACGACCTGGTGGTCCGCCTGGTCGACGACGTGCTCGTACCGTTCGTCGCACCGCGGTGA
- the sufB gene encoding Fe-S cluster assembly protein SufB, which produces MTATPETTSVTPEHTIGEPLSQEEAIASLGRYGFGWADSDVAGASAQRGLSEHVVRDISAKKSEPEWMLDVRLRALRTFDKKPMPNWGSDLEGIHFDNIKYFVRSSEKQAATWDDLPADIKNTYDRLGIPEAEKQRLVSGVAAQYESEVVYHSIREDLEKLGVIFLDTDTALKEHPELFKQYFGTVIPAGDNKFSALNTAVWSGGSFIYVPKGVHVDIPLQAYFRINTENMGQFERTLIIVDEEAYVHYVEGCTAPIYKSDSLHSAVVEIIVKPGGRCRYTTIQNWSNNVYNLVTKRARAEAGATMEWVDGNIGSKVTMKYPAVWMTGEHAKGEVLSVAFAGEGQHQDTGAKMLHLAPHTSSNIVSKSVARGGGRASYRGLVQVNKGAYGSRSSVKCDALLVDTISRSDTYPYVDIREDDVTMGHEATVSKVSEDQLFYLMSRGMTEDEAMAMVVRGFVEPIAKELPMEYALELNRLIELQMEGAVG; this is translated from the coding sequence ATGACCGCCACCCCGGAGACGACGAGCGTCACCCCCGAGCACACGATCGGGGAGCCGCTGTCGCAGGAGGAGGCCATCGCCTCGCTGGGTCGTTACGGCTTCGGCTGGGCGGACTCCGACGTCGCGGGCGCCAGCGCCCAGCGTGGACTGTCCGAGCACGTCGTGCGCGACATCTCGGCCAAGAAGAGTGAGCCGGAGTGGATGCTCGACGTCCGGCTGCGCGCGCTGCGCACGTTCGACAAGAAGCCCATGCCGAACTGGGGCTCAGACCTCGAAGGCATCCACTTCGACAACATCAAGTACTTCGTGCGGTCCAGTGAGAAGCAGGCCGCGACGTGGGATGACCTGCCCGCTGACATCAAGAACACCTACGACCGGCTCGGCATCCCCGAGGCGGAGAAGCAGCGCCTGGTGTCCGGCGTCGCCGCACAGTACGAGTCCGAGGTGGTCTACCACTCCATCCGCGAGGACCTGGAGAAGCTGGGCGTGATCTTCCTCGACACGGACACCGCGCTCAAGGAGCACCCGGAGCTGTTCAAGCAGTACTTCGGCACCGTCATCCCGGCCGGGGACAACAAGTTCTCCGCGCTCAACACCGCGGTGTGGTCGGGTGGTTCCTTCATCTACGTGCCGAAGGGCGTGCACGTCGACATCCCGCTGCAGGCCTACTTCCGCATCAACACCGAGAACATGGGCCAGTTCGAGCGCACCCTGATCATCGTCGACGAGGAAGCCTACGTGCACTACGTCGAGGGGTGCACGGCACCGATCTACAAGAGCGACTCGCTGCACTCCGCGGTCGTGGAGATCATCGTCAAACCGGGCGGCCGATGCCGCTACACGACCATCCAGAACTGGTCGAACAACGTCTACAACCTGGTCACCAAGCGGGCCCGCGCCGAGGCCGGCGCGACCATGGAGTGGGTCGACGGCAACATCGGCTCCAAGGTCACGATGAAGTACCCGGCCGTGTGGATGACCGGTGAGCACGCCAAGGGCGAGGTGCTCTCGGTGGCGTTCGCGGGTGAGGGTCAGCACCAGGACACCGGCGCGAAGATGCTGCATCTGGCGCCCCACACCTCGAGCAACATCGTGTCCAAGTCGGTCGCCCGCGGCGGCGGCCGCGCCTCCTACCGTGGCCTCGTCCAGGTGAACAAGGGTGCCTACGGTTCGCGCTCGAGCGTGAAATGCGATGCGCTGCTGGTCGATACGATCAGCCGCAGCGACACCTACCCGTACGTCGACATCCGCGAGGACGACGTCACGATGGGCCACGAGGCGACGGTGTCGAAGGTCAGCGAGGATCAGCTGTTCTACCTGATGAGCCGCGGGATGACCGAGGACGAGGCGATGGCGATGGTGGTGCGCGGCTTCGTCGAGCCGATCGCCAAGGAGCTGCCGATGGAGTATGCGCTCGAGCTCAACCGGCTCATCGAGCTGCAGATGGAAGGGGCGGTGGGATAA
- the mptB gene encoding polyprenol phosphomannose-dependent alpha 1,6 mannosyltransferase MptB, producing the protein MARFAGRLQSFSSSIARWHGDERTVGSPLTEADLVALRRTRLFGATGTVLMAIGALGAGARPVVQDPTFGVRLLNLPSRIQTVSLTMTTTGAVMMALAWLMLGRFALGSRRMSRSQVDRTLLLWAIPLLIAPPMYSKDVYSYLAQSEISLQGLDPYKVGPATGLGLDHVFTLSVPSLWRETPAPYGPLFLWIGQTISSITGENIVWAVLFHRLIVLLGVGLIVWATPRLARRCGVAEVSAVWLGPCNPLLFMHLVAGIHNEALMLGLMLAGTEFALRGVDASRPLVPRPLHWPSGRPQWARWYPMAMLLAGTVLIAMSSQVKLPSLLALGFVAMALACRWGGTVKAFFIAGGSLTAVAVAVMALIGWASGLGFGWLFTLGTANVVRSWMSPPTLIALGTGQVGILLGLGDHTTAILALTRAIGVSIIAVLVSGLLLAVLRGRLHPVGGLGVALGATVLLFPVVQPWYLLWAIIPLATWATRPGFRGATIALTLIVGIFGPTANGDRFALFQIVMATLASLVIVAALMALTWRRLPWQPLPEGDPPAMPGIPAPSPEPAESGPRPPQPRSAAPGAYADSP; encoded by the coding sequence ATGGCTCGTTTCGCCGGGCGGCTGCAGTCCTTCAGTTCCTCGATCGCCCGCTGGCACGGCGACGAGCGAACCGTCGGCTCACCGCTCACCGAGGCCGATCTGGTCGCATTGCGCAGAACGCGGCTGTTCGGGGCCACCGGCACGGTGCTGATGGCGATCGGCGCGCTCGGGGCCGGGGCGCGGCCCGTGGTCCAGGACCCGACCTTCGGCGTCCGGTTGCTCAACCTGCCGTCCCGCATCCAGACCGTCTCCCTGACGATGACGACCACCGGCGCGGTGATGATGGCCCTGGCCTGGCTGATGCTGGGCCGATTCGCCCTCGGCAGCCGCCGCATGTCGCGCAGCCAGGTCGACCGCACCCTACTGCTGTGGGCGATACCGCTGCTCATCGCGCCCCCGATGTACAGCAAAGACGTCTACTCCTATCTGGCCCAGAGCGAGATCTCGCTGCAGGGCCTCGACCCGTACAAGGTCGGCCCCGCCACCGGGCTCGGACTCGACCACGTGTTCACGCTGTCGGTGCCCAGCCTGTGGCGCGAGACGCCCGCGCCCTACGGACCGCTGTTCCTGTGGATCGGGCAGACCATCTCCTCCATCACCGGCGAGAACATCGTCTGGGCGGTGCTGTTCCACCGCTTGATCGTGCTACTCGGCGTCGGCCTCATCGTCTGGGCCACCCCGCGACTGGCCCGCCGCTGCGGCGTCGCGGAGGTCAGCGCGGTGTGGCTGGGGCCCTGCAACCCCCTGCTGTTCATGCATCTGGTCGCCGGCATCCACAACGAGGCGCTGATGCTCGGCCTGATGCTGGCGGGCACCGAATTCGCCCTGCGCGGCGTCGACGCCTCCCGACCGCTCGTCCCGCGACCGTTGCACTGGCCGTCGGGACGCCCGCAATGGGCGCGCTGGTACCCGATGGCGATGCTGCTCGCCGGCACCGTGCTGATCGCGATGTCGTCCCAGGTGAAGCTTCCGTCGTTGCTGGCGCTCGGCTTCGTCGCGATGGCGCTGGCCTGCCGGTGGGGCGGCACGGTCAAGGCGTTCTTCATCGCCGGCGGTTCGCTGACCGCGGTCGCGGTGGCGGTGATGGCGCTCATCGGCTGGGCCAGCGGGCTGGGGTTCGGCTGGCTGTTCACCCTCGGCACCGCCAACGTGGTGCGCAGCTGGATGTCCCCGCCGACGCTGATCGCGCTGGGCACCGGTCAGGTCGGCATCCTGTTGGGACTCGGCGACCACACCACCGCGATCCTCGCGCTCACCCGAGCCATCGGCGTCAGCATCATCGCCGTACTGGTCAGCGGTCTACTGCTGGCGGTGCTGCGCGGACGGCTGCATCCGGTCGGCGGTCTTGGCGTCGCGCTGGGTGCGACGGTGCTGCTCTTCCCCGTCGTGCAGCCCTGGTACCTGCTGTGGGCGATCATCCCGCTCGCGACCTGGGCCACCCGTCCTGGCTTCCGCGGCGCGACCATCGCGCTCACCCTGATCGTCGGCATCTTCGGGCCCACCGCCAACGGCGACCGCTTCGCCCTGTTCCAGATCGTGATGGCGACACTGGCCAGCTTGGTCATCGTCGCTGCGCTGATGGCGCTGACGTGGCGGCGACTGCCCTGGCAACCGCTGCCCGAGGGTGACCCGCCGGCCATGCCGGGAATCCCTGCCCCGTCTCCTGAACCCGCCGAATCCGGTCCACGACCACCGCAACCACGGTCGGCCGCGCCGGGCGCATACGCTGATTCCCCGTGA
- a CDS encoding helix-turn-helix transcriptional regulator: MLLQGPVTASAIGERLGISAAGVRRHLDALIEAGDAQAAAAAAWQHSGRGRPAKRYRLTAAGRAKLGHTYDDLALAAIRQLREIGGDDAVRTFARRRIDTILSGVTEGVDGVADGVEPTADRVADALTEAGYATTTTRVSGPISGVQICQHHCPVSHVAEEFPELCEAEREAFADILGTHVQRLATIVNGDCACTTHVPLQPDTQESSRRTARAGSVTTPQGAST; this comes from the coding sequence ATGTTGCTGCAGGGTCCGGTCACCGCATCGGCGATCGGCGAACGGCTGGGCATCTCTGCGGCCGGGGTGCGGCGACATCTGGACGCGTTGATCGAGGCGGGCGACGCGCAGGCGGCCGCCGCCGCGGCGTGGCAGCACAGCGGCCGGGGGCGTCCGGCCAAGCGCTACCGGCTGACGGCGGCCGGCCGCGCGAAGCTCGGCCACACCTATGACGACCTCGCGCTCGCCGCGATCCGGCAGCTCCGGGAGATCGGCGGCGATGACGCCGTCCGTACATTCGCCCGGCGGCGCATCGACACCATCCTCTCGGGAGTAACCGAGGGGGTCGATGGTGTTGCAGACGGTGTTGAACCCACTGCGGACCGAGTGGCCGACGCGCTGACGGAGGCCGGGTACGCGACCACCACGACCCGGGTAAGCGGCCCGATCAGCGGTGTGCAGATCTGCCAGCACCACTGCCCGGTCTCGCACGTCGCCGAGGAGTTCCCGGAGTTGTGTGAAGCCGAGCGCGAGGCGTTCGCCGACATCCTCGGCACACACGTGCAACGGCTGGCCACGATCGTCAACGGCGACTGCGCCTGCACTACCCACGTACCGCTACAGCCCGACACGCAAGAATCCTCCCGGCGCACAGCCCGCGCCGGATCCGTTACGACCCCTCAAGGAGCGTCGACATGA
- a CDS encoding quinone oxidoreductase family protein yields MYAIEVSETGGPEVLNHVERAQPAPGPGQVLIRAEAIGVNFIDTYFRSGLYPREVPFVVGTEVCGTIEAIGDDVAALRVGDRVVTDKAVGAYAEYTLAPADFVAYVPDGVAPAVAASALLKGMTAHYLIKSTYPVAQGDTVLLHAGAGGVGLILTQWVTSMAAKVITTVSTPEKAELSRRAGAIEVLDYPDDPQEFGAKIRELTGGNGVAAVYDGVGAATFDASLASLAVRGTLALFGAASGPVPPVDPQRLNTAGSVFLTRPNLAHHTRTPDEFSWRAGEVLDAIAKGTFAVTVSEHYPLGEAERAHRDLQGRKTVGSVVLVP; encoded by the coding sequence ATGTACGCCATCGAAGTCTCCGAAACCGGCGGTCCGGAAGTCCTCAACCACGTCGAGAGGGCGCAACCCGCCCCCGGCCCGGGTCAGGTCCTGATCAGGGCCGAGGCCATCGGCGTCAACTTCATCGACACCTACTTCAGGTCGGGTCTCTATCCCCGTGAGGTGCCGTTCGTCGTCGGCACCGAGGTGTGCGGGACCATCGAGGCCATCGGCGACGACGTCGCGGCGTTGCGGGTCGGGGATCGGGTGGTCACCGACAAGGCGGTGGGTGCCTACGCCGAATACACCTTGGCCCCAGCAGATTTCGTGGCCTACGTACCCGACGGGGTGGCTCCCGCGGTCGCCGCCTCCGCACTGCTGAAGGGGATGACCGCCCACTACCTGATCAAGTCGACCTATCCGGTCGCCCAGGGTGACACGGTTCTGCTGCACGCGGGCGCCGGCGGGGTCGGCCTGATCCTCACCCAGTGGGTGACAAGCATGGCCGCCAAGGTCATCACGACGGTGTCCACGCCGGAGAAGGCCGAACTCTCCCGCCGGGCCGGGGCCATCGAGGTGCTCGACTACCCGGACGACCCACAGGAATTCGGCGCGAAGATCCGAGAATTGACCGGCGGCAACGGCGTCGCCGCTGTCTACGACGGGGTGGGTGCCGCGACGTTCGACGCCAGCCTGGCCAGTCTCGCGGTGCGCGGCACGCTGGCGCTCTTCGGCGCCGCGAGCGGACCCGTCCCGCCGGTCGACCCGCAGCGGCTCAACACCGCCGGCTCGGTGTTCCTGACCCGCCCCAACCTGGCGCACCACACCCGCACCCCCGACGAATTCTCCTGGCGTGCAGGCGAAGTGCTCGACGCCATCGCCAAGGGTACGTTCGCGGTGACCGTCAGCGAGCACTATCCCCTCGGCGAGGCCGAGCGGGCACATCGTGATCTTCAGGGCCGTAAGACGGTCGGCTCGGTGGTGCTGGTGCCGTGA
- a CDS encoding ABC transporter permease — protein MTTNQFAPGTFTPDPRPAAVPKMLAAQFGLELRLLLRNGEQLLLTMFIPITLLVGLVLLPLGDFGDDRAGTFVPAIMALAVISTAFTGQAIAVAFDRRYGALKRLGATALPVWGIIAGKSLAVVAVVFLQSILLGAIGLALGWRPEVVGLLLGGVIIALGTAGFAALGLLLGGTLRAEIVLAVANLLWFIFAGLGALTLEGQAVPGPLAWAARLTPSGALTEALTRAMTLSVDWLGLAVLAVWGGVAALCALRWFRFT, from the coding sequence GTGACGACCAACCAGTTCGCACCGGGCACCTTCACGCCCGACCCGCGGCCCGCCGCCGTGCCGAAGATGCTGGCCGCCCAGTTCGGCCTCGAACTGCGGCTGCTGCTGCGCAACGGTGAACAGCTGCTGCTGACGATGTTCATCCCGATCACCCTGCTCGTCGGCCTGGTCCTGTTGCCGCTGGGCGACTTCGGCGACGACCGGGCGGGCACCTTCGTACCCGCGATCATGGCGCTCGCGGTGATATCGACGGCGTTCACCGGCCAGGCCATCGCGGTGGCGTTCGACCGTCGCTACGGCGCGCTCAAACGGCTCGGCGCGACCGCGCTCCCGGTCTGGGGCATCATCGCCGGCAAGTCGCTGGCCGTGGTGGCGGTGGTCTTCCTGCAGTCGATCCTGTTGGGCGCCATCGGTCTTGCGCTCGGCTGGCGTCCCGAGGTGGTCGGGTTACTCCTGGGCGGGGTGATCATCGCGCTGGGCACCGCGGGTTTCGCGGCGCTGGGCCTGCTACTCGGCGGCACGCTGCGCGCCGAGATCGTGCTGGCGGTCGCCAACCTGCTGTGGTTCATCTTCGCGGGGCTGGGCGCGCTGACGCTCGAGGGTCAGGCCGTGCCCGGCCCTCTCGCATGGGCCGCGCGGCTCACCCCGTCGGGTGCGCTGACCGAGGCGTTGACCCGGGCGATGACGCTGTCGGTCGACTGGCTGGGGCTGGCCGTGCTCGCTGTCTGGGGTGGCGTGGCGGCACTATGTGCGCTGCGCTGGTTCCGCTTCACCTGA
- the sufD gene encoding Fe-S cluster assembly protein SufD, whose protein sequence is MPSELTTAAEGTPAGSALNKGEVFTSFDVDAFEVPGGRDEIWRFTPLRRLRGLHDGSAVASGTARIEVADRPGVTVETVQRGDERLGQGGVPADRVAAQAFSSFESATVVTVARDTVVAEPIEITVAGPGEGKVAYGHLQIRVEELAKAIVVVDLRGSGTYADNVEIIVGDAAGVGVIWLADWADDMVHVSAHHARLGKDSVLGHVNVMLGGDVVRTSATVRFTASGGDAQMLGTYFADDGQHLEARLLVDHAHPNCKSDVLYKGALQGDPNSDKPDAHTVWVGDVLIRAEATGTDTYEANRNLVLTDGARADSVPNLEIETGEIVGAGHASATGRFDDEQMFYLQARGIPEDQARRLIVRGFFGEIISKIAVPAVRERLTDAIERELALTEGNQS, encoded by the coding sequence GTGCCCTCAGAGCTGACAACTGCGGCAGAAGGGACTCCGGCCGGATCGGCGTTGAACAAGGGTGAGGTGTTCACCTCGTTCGACGTCGATGCCTTCGAGGTCCCCGGTGGCCGCGACGAGATCTGGCGGTTCACCCCCCTGCGCCGGCTGCGCGGGCTGCACGACGGTTCGGCCGTCGCGTCCGGCACCGCCCGCATCGAGGTGGCGGATCGCCCCGGTGTGACGGTCGAGACGGTGCAGCGCGGCGACGAACGGCTCGGTCAGGGCGGTGTGCCCGCGGATCGGGTTGCGGCACAAGCCTTCTCCTCGTTCGAGTCCGCGACGGTGGTCACCGTCGCGCGTGACACCGTGGTGGCCGAACCGATCGAGATCACCGTCGCCGGACCCGGCGAGGGCAAGGTCGCCTACGGGCATCTGCAGATCCGCGTCGAGGAGCTCGCCAAGGCCATCGTCGTCGTCGACCTGCGCGGCAGCGGCACCTACGCCGACAACGTCGAGATCATCGTCGGCGACGCCGCGGGTGTCGGGGTTATCTGGCTCGCCGACTGGGCCGACGACATGGTCCACGTCAGCGCCCACCACGCCCGCCTCGGCAAGGACTCCGTGCTCGGCCACGTCAACGTCATGCTCGGCGGCGACGTCGTGCGGACCTCGGCGACCGTGCGGTTCACCGCGTCCGGTGGCGACGCCCAGATGCTGGGCACCTACTTCGCCGACGACGGTCAGCACCTCGAGGCGCGCCTGCTCGTCGACCACGCGCACCCGAACTGCAAGTCCGACGTGCTGTACAAGGGTGCCCTGCAAGGCGATCCGAACTCCGACAAACCCGATGCGCACACCGTCTGGGTGGGTGACGTTCTGATCCGCGCCGAGGCCACCGGTACCGACACCTACGAGGCGAACCGCAACTTGGTGCTCACCGACGGCGCCCGCGCCGACTCGGTGCCCAACCTCGAGATCGAGACCGGCGAGATCGTCGGCGCCGGCCACGCCAGCGCCACCGGACGTTTCGACGACGAGCAGATGTTCTACCTGCAGGCCCGCGGCATCCCCGAGGACCAGGCCCGACGGCTCATCGTGCGGGGGTTCTTCGGCGAGATCATCTCGAAGATCGCCGTGCCCGCCGTGCGCGAACGCCTGACCGACGCCATCGAACGCGAGCTAGCCCTCACTGAAGGAAACCAGTCATGA
- a CDS encoding ABC transporter ATP-binding protein, which translates to MTTGPEAVGSARERSSAQPVRLRGVTKRYGSTTAVDGLDLDVHRAEVLALLGPNGAGKTTTVEMCEGFLRPDSGSIEILGMDPAAHNTRVRERIGVMLQGGGGYPAARAGEMLNLVAAYAANPLDPQWLLDTLGLTDVARTTYRRLSGGQQQRLALACAVVGRPELVFLDEPTAGMDAHARIVVWELIDALRRDGVTIVLTTHQLTEAEQLADRLVIIDRGVAVATGTPTELMRSGAENQLRFSAPPKLDLSLLMTALPESYRATEGSPGEYLVEGHVDPQVLATVTAWCARLDVLATDMRVEQRSLEDVFLDLTGRELRK; encoded by the coding sequence GTGACCACCGGACCCGAAGCCGTCGGCTCTGCGCGCGAGCGCTCGTCCGCTCAGCCTGTGCGGCTGCGCGGGGTGACCAAGCGCTACGGGTCGACGACGGCGGTCGACGGGCTCGACCTCGACGTGCACCGCGCAGAAGTGCTGGCACTGCTGGGACCCAACGGCGCGGGCAAGACGACGACCGTCGAGATGTGCGAAGGGTTCCTGCGCCCCGATTCGGGCAGCATCGAGATCCTCGGCATGGACCCGGCGGCCCACAACACCCGCGTGCGCGAGCGCATCGGCGTCATGTTGCAGGGCGGCGGAGGCTATCCGGCGGCCCGGGCCGGCGAGATGCTGAACCTCGTCGCCGCCTACGCCGCCAATCCGCTCGACCCGCAGTGGCTCCTCGACACCCTCGGGCTGACCGACGTCGCGCGCACCACCTACCGCAGACTCTCCGGCGGCCAGCAGCAGCGGCTGGCGCTGGCCTGCGCGGTCGTCGGCCGTCCCGAGCTGGTGTTCCTCGACGAGCCGACGGCCGGGATGGATGCGCACGCCCGCATCGTCGTCTGGGAGCTGATCGACGCGCTGCGCCGCGACGGGGTCACCATCGTGCTGACCACCCACCAGCTGACCGAGGCCGAACAACTGGCCGACCGGCTGGTGATCATCGACCGCGGGGTCGCGGTGGCCACCGGAACGCCTACCGAGTTGATGCGCAGCGGCGCGGAGAACCAGCTGCGGTTCAGCGCGCCACCCAAGCTGGATCTATCGCTGCTGATGACTGCGTTGCCGGAGAGCTACCGCGCCACCGAGGGGTCACCGGGCGAATACCTCGTCGAGGGTCACGTCGACCCGCAGGTGCTGGCCACAGTGACGGCCTGGTGCGCTCGGCTCGACGTGCTGGCGACCGACATGCGCGTCGAGCAGCGCAGCCTCGAAGACGTGTTCTTGGACCTGACCGGCCGGGAGTTACGGAAATGA
- a CDS encoding COX15/CtaA family protein gives MPVRRLFLRLVDLLPLPSLRVQRAIAFAVILTQGGISVTGAIVRVTASGLGCPTWPQCFPGSFTPVPHAEVPGIHQAVEFGNRLITFLVVLTAAAAVLAVTRARRRREVLVYAWLMPASTVAQAVIGGITVLTGLLWWTVAIHLLVSMAMVWLSVLLFVKIGEPDPAGGGSAPVRTVPKPLRQLTFLSAVALSAILVTGTLVTGAGPHAGDKSIEEPVPRLQVEITTLVHLHSSLLVAYLSLLIALGFGLLAVRAPRPVMIRLYVLVAVVVAQGLVGAIQFLNDVPAALVAVHVAGAAACTAATAALWASMRQRTEPEALERDLDGDGEVALAVRTRGGVDLPPTQ, from the coding sequence GTGCCCGTCAGACGACTCTTCCTGCGGCTGGTCGACCTGCTGCCGCTGCCCAGTCTGCGGGTCCAGCGCGCGATCGCGTTCGCGGTCATCCTGACCCAGGGCGGCATCTCGGTCACCGGTGCGATCGTCCGCGTCACCGCATCCGGGCTGGGTTGCCCCACCTGGCCGCAGTGCTTCCCGGGCAGCTTCACCCCCGTGCCGCACGCCGAGGTCCCCGGCATCCACCAGGCCGTCGAGTTCGGGAACCGCCTCATCACGTTCCTGGTGGTGCTGACCGCCGCGGCCGCCGTACTGGCCGTCACGCGCGCCCGGCGCCGTCGGGAAGTCCTCGTCTACGCGTGGTTGATGCCCGCGTCGACAGTGGCGCAGGCGGTGATCGGCGGCATCACGGTGCTGACCGGACTGCTGTGGTGGACGGTCGCGATCCACCTGCTGGTCTCCATGGCCATGGTGTGGCTGTCGGTGCTGCTCTTCGTGAAGATCGGCGAACCCGACCCGGCGGGCGGGGGCAGCGCTCCGGTACGGACGGTGCCGAAACCGTTGCGCCAGTTGACCTTCTTGAGTGCCGTGGCTCTATCCGCCATCCTGGTGACCGGCACCCTGGTGACCGGCGCCGGCCCGCACGCCGGCGACAAGAGCATCGAGGAACCCGTGCCGCGCCTCCAGGTCGAGATCACCACCCTGGTGCACCTGCACTCATCTCTGCTCGTGGCCTACCTGTCGCTGCTCATCGCGCTCGGCTTCGGCCTGCTCGCGGTGCGGGCGCCGCGGCCGGTGATGATCCGGCTGTACGTCCTGGTCGCGGTCGTCGTCGCGCAGGGCTTGGTCGGCGCCATTCAGTTCCTCAACGACGTACCCGCCGCGCTCGTCGCGGTGCACGTGGCCGGCGCGGCCGCCTGCACGGCGGCCACCGCGGCGCTATGGGCGTCGATGCGACAGCGGACCGAGCCCGAGGCGCTCGAGCGCGACCTCGACGGCGACGGCGAAGTCGCGCTGGCGGTCCGCACGCGTGGCGGCGTCGACTTGCCGCCAACCCAGTGA